The Aptenodytes patagonicus unplaced genomic scaffold, bAptPat1.pri.cur scaffold_69, whole genome shotgun sequence genome window below encodes:
- the KCNH2 gene encoding voltage-gated inwardly rectifying potassium channel KCNH2 isoform X1, which translates to MPVRRGHVAPQNTFLDTIIRKFEGQSRKFIIANARVENCAVIYCNDGFCQLCGYSRAEVMQKPSTCDFLHGPRTQRGAAAQIAQALLGAEERKVEICFYRKDGSCFLCLVDVVPVKNEDGAVIMFILNFEVVMEKERPGSPDKDTNHWVTPANWFPAGRSKSFRLKLPALLALAGSKQSLPQEPPDAVVVDFSKQSSESGPEEATSSLEPSCPGGAQPEDQAALMGDELPEPPVTHSSPRADRLALQAAFSNCSLARSRSRESVHSVRRASSVDDIETMKGEGDKRCHNRHASTSASMHRGSSTGAMNNVRSALLNSTSDSDLMRYRAISKIPQITLNFVDFKADAFLAAPPGEKEIIAPTKLKDRTHNVTEKVTQVLSLGADVLPEYKLQAPRIHKWTILHYSPFKAVWDWLILLLVIYTAIFTPYSAAFLLNDQEEAQRHNCGYSCSPLNVVDLIVDIMFIIDILINFRTTYVNSNEEVVSHPAKIAIHYFKGWFLIDMVAAIPFDLLIFGSGSEETTTLIGLLKTARLLRLVRVARKLDRYSEYGAAVLFLLMCTFALIAHWLACIWYAIGNVEGQRIGWLHSLGDQIGKPLNASNPLYGPTIKDKYVTALYFTFSSLTSVGFGNVSPNTNSEKIFSICVMLIGSLMYASIFGNVSAIIQRLYSGTARYHTQMLRVREFIRFHQIPNPLRQRLEEYFQHAWSYTNGIDMNAVLKGFPECLQADICLHLNRSLLQNCKPFKGATKGCLRALAMKFKTTHAPPGDTLVHAGDVLTALYFISRGSIEILRGDVVVAILGKNDIFGEPLNLYARPGKSNADVRALTYCDLHKIHREDLLEVLDMYPEFSDHFWSSLEITFNLRDTNMIPGSPGSDELDSGFNRLRKRKLSFRRRTEKDATNTGELRSGQKALRLGRSCQAPGAPRGPAEWEPCHSSSPSSSPSSDEDEPPVPGPGAAALSPFRSARLGSEAPASTEAEEHKGSDMCNPLSGAFSGVSNIFSFWGESRGRQYQELPRCTIPAHAALSIPLPSMSRRQRSEVETRLDLLQKQLNRLETRMAADISSIMQLLQRQAALVPPAYSTVSSPHQPPGPPCPLQPVLPITPIQPLSQVPSYPVPLELPHALDPRDEPPPPPDVVLLVEPTAAPPRRLSLPGQLAAAPDTQTLHRHCSDPGS; encoded by the exons ATGCCGGTGCGGCGGGGGCACGTCGCCCCCCAGAACACCTTCCTGGACACCATCATCCGCAAGTTCGAGGGGCAGA gccGCAAGTTCATCATCGCCAATGCCCGGGTGGAGAACTGCGCGGTGATCTACTGCAACGACGGCTTCTGCCAGCTGTGCGGGTACTCGCGGGCGGAGGTGATGCAGAAGCCCAGCACCTGCGACTTCCTCCACGGGCCCCGCACccagcgcggcgccgccgcccagATCGCCCAGGCGCTGCTGGGCGCCGAGGAGCGCAAGGTGGAGATCTGCTTCTACCGCAAGGACG GCAGCTGCTTCCTGTGCCTGGTGGACGTGGTGCCGGTGAAGAACGAGGATGGGGCCGTCATCATGTTCATCCTGAACTTCGAGGTGGTGATGGAGAAGGAGCGCCCGGGCTCGCCCGACAAGGACACCAACCACTGGGTCACCCCCGCCAACTGGTTCCCCGCAG GGCGCAGCAAGTCCTTCAGGCTGAAGCTGCCGGCGCTGCTGGCACTGGCGGGCAGCAAGCAGTCGCTGCCGCAGGAGCCGCCCGACGCCGTCGTCGTGGACTTCTCCAAGCAGAGCAGCGAGTCCGGCCCCGAGGAGGCCACCTCCTCGCTGGAGCCCAGCTGCCCGGGGGGTGCCCAGCCCGAGGACCAGGCGGCGCTGATGGGGGATGAGCTCCCCGAGCCGCCCGTCACCCACTCCTCACCGCGCGCCGACCGCCTGGCCCTGCAGGCCGCCTTCTCCAACTGCAGCCTGGCACGGAGCCGCTCCCGCGAGAGCGTCCACAGCGTGCGCCGCGCCTCCTCCGTCGACGACATCGAGACCATGAAGGGCGAGGGCGACAAGCGCTGCCACAACCGCCACGCCAGCACCAGCGCCAGCATGCACCGTGGCTCCAGCACCG GGGCCATGAACAACGTCCGGAGCGCCCTGCTGAACTCCACCTCCGACTCGGACCTGATGCGCTACCGGGCCATCAGCAAGATCCCCCAGATCACCCTCAACTTCGTGGACTTCAAGGCGGACGCCTTCCTGGCCGCGCCGCCCGGAGAGAAGGAGATCATCGCCCCCACCAAGCTGAAGGACCGCACGCACAATGTCACCGAGAAGGTTACCCAG GTGCTGTCGCTGGGCGCCGACGTCCTCCCAGAGTACAAGCTGCAGGCGCCGCGCATCCACAAATGGACCATCCTGCACTACAGCCCCTTCAAGGCGGTGTGGGACTGGCTCATCCTGCTGCTGGTCATCTACACGGCCATCTTCACCCCCTACTCGGCCGCCTTCCTGCTCAACGACCAGGAGGAGGCCCAGCGCCACAACTGCGGCTACTCCTGCAGCCCCCTCAACGTGGTCGACCTCATCGTGGACATCATGTTCATCATCGACATCCTCATCAACTTCCGCACCACCTACGTCAACTCCAACGAGGAGGTGGTCAGCCACCCCGCCAAGATCGCCATCCACTACTTCAAGGGCTGGTTCCTCATCGACATGGTCGCCGCCATCCCCTTCGACCTGCTCATCTTCGGCTCCGGCTCTGAGGAG ACCACCACCCTGATAGGGCTGCTGAAGACGGCGCGGCTGCTGCGCCTGGTGCGGGTGGCCCGCAAGCTGGACCGCTACTCGGAGTACGGGGCGGCCGTGCTCTTCCTCCTGATGTGCACCTTCGCCCTCATCGCCCACTGGCTGGCCTGCATCTGGTACGCCATCGGCAACGTGGAGGGGCAGCGCATCGGCTGGCTCCACTCCCTGGGCGACCAGATCGGCAAGCCCCTCAACGCCAGCAACCCCCTCTACGGCCCCACCATCAAGGACAAGTACGTCACCGCGCTCTACTTCACCTTCAGCAGCCTGACCAGCGTCGGCTTCGGCAACGTCTCCCCCAACACCAACTCCGAGAAGATCTTctccatctgcgtcatgctcatcGGCT CCCTGATGTACGCCAGCATCTTCGGGAACGTGTCGGCCATCATCCAGCGGCTGTACTCGGGCACCGCGCGCTACCACACCCAGATGCTGCGCGTCCGCGAGTTCATCCGCTTCCACCAGATCCCCAACCCGCTGCGCCAGCGCCTGGAGGAGTACTTCCAGCACGCCTGGTCCTACACCAACGGCATCGACATGAATGCG GTGCTGAAGGGCTTCCCCGAGTGCCTGCAGGCAGACATCTGCCTGCACCTGAACCGCAGCCTGCTGCAGAACTGCAAGCCCTTCAAGGGGGCCACCAAGGGCTGCCTGCGCGCCCTGGCCATGAAGTTCAAGACCACGCACGCCCCCCCCGGGGACACGCTGGTGCACGCTGGGGACGTCCTCACCGCCCTCTACTTCATCTCCCGCGGCTCCATTGAGATCCTGCGTGGGGACGTGGTGGTGGCCATCCTGG ggaagAACGACATCTTCGGGGAGCCGTTGAACTTGTACGCGCGGCCGGGGAAGTCCAACGCGGACGTGCGGGCGCTGACCTACTGCGACTTGCACAAGATCCACCGCGAGGACCTGCTGGAGGTGCTGGACATGTACCCCGAGTTCTCCGACCACTTCTGGTCCAGCCTGGAGATCACCTTCAACCTGCGCGAT ACCAACATGATCCCCGGCTCCCCGGGGAGCGACGAACTGGACAGCGGCTTCAACCGCCTGCGAAAGCGCAAGCTCTCCTTCCGCCGGCGCACGGAGAAAG ACGCCACCAACACCGGGGAGCTGCGGAGCGGGCAGAAGGCGCTGCggctgggcaggagctgccaggcGCCCGGGGCCCCGCGCGGGCCGGCCGAGTGGGAGCCCTGCCACTCCAGCTCTCCCTCCAGCTCCCCCTCCAGTGACGAGGACGAGCCTCCCGtgcccgggccgggggccgccgcaCTCTCCCCCTTCCGCAGTGCCCGCCTGGGCAGCGAGGCGCCCGCGTCCACCGAGGCTGAGGAGCACAAGGGCAGCGACATGTGCAACCCCCTCtcag GAGCCTTCTCGGGGGTCTCCAACATCTTCAGCTTCTGGGGGGAGAGCCGGGGGCGGCAGTACCAGGAGCTTCCGCGCTGCACCATCCCGGCTCACGCCGCCCTCAGCATCCCGCTGCCGTCCATGAGCCGCCGCCAGCGCTCCGAGGTGGAGACGCGCCTCGACCTGCTCCAGAAGCAGCTCAACAG GCTGGAGACCCGCATGGCCGCGGACATCAGCTCCATCATGCAGCTGCTGCAGCGTCAGGCCGCGCTGGTGCCGCCCGCCTACAGCACGGTTTCgtccccccaccagccccccggccccccgtgTCCGCTGCAGCCCGTCCTCCCCATCACCCCCATCCAGCCGCTCTCTCAG GTTCCCAGCTACCCAGTGCCGCTGGAGCTGCCACACGCCCTGGACCCCCGCGAcgagccgcccccgccgccagacgtggtgctgctggtggagcCGACGGCCGCCCCACCGCGACGCCTCTCCCTGCCCGGACAGCTGGCCGCCGCGCCGGACACACAGACCCTGCATAGACACTGCTCCGATCCCGGGAGTTAA
- the KCNH2 gene encoding voltage-gated inwardly rectifying potassium channel KCNH2 isoform X2: MPVRRGHVAPQNTFLDTIIRKFEGQSRKFIIANARVENCAVIYCNDGFCQLCGYSRAEVMQKPSTCDFLHGPRTQRGAAAQIAQALLGAEERKVEICFYRKDGSCFLCLVDVVPVKNEDGAVIMFILNFEVVMEKERPGSPDKDTNHWVTPANWFPAGRSKSFRLKLPALLALAGSKQSLPQEPPDAVVVDFSKQSSESGPEEATSSLEPSCPGGAQPEDQAALMGDELPEPPVTHSSPRADRLALQAAFSNCSLARSRSRESVHSVRRASSVDDIETMKGEGDKRCHNRHASTSASMHRGSSTGAMNNVRSALLNSTSDSDLMRYRAISKIPQITLNFVDFKADAFLAAPPGEKEIIAPTKLKDRTHNVTEKVTQVLSLGADVLPEYKLQAPRIHKWTILHYSPFKAVWDWLILLLVIYTAIFTPYSAAFLLNDQEEAQRHNCGYSCSPLNVVDLIVDIMFIIDILINFRTTYVNSNEEVVSHPAKIAIHYFKGWFLIDMVAAIPFDLLIFGSGSEETTTLIGLLKTARLLRLVRVARKLDRYSEYGAAVLFLLMCTFALIAHWLACICSLTSVGFGNVSPNTNSEKIFSICVMLIGSLMYASIFGNVSAIIQRLYSGTARYHTQMLRVREFIRFHQIPNPLRQRLEEYFQHAWSYTNGIDMNAVLKGFPECLQADICLHLNRSLLQNCKPFKGATKGCLRALAMKFKTTHAPPGDTLVHAGDVLTALYFISRGSIEILRGDVVVAILGKNDIFGEPLNLYARPGKSNADVRALTYCDLHKIHREDLLEVLDMYPEFSDHFWSSLEITFNLRDTNMIPGSPGSDELDSGFNRLRKRKLSFRRRTEKDATNTGELRSGQKALRLGRSCQAPGAPRGPAEWEPCHSSSPSSSPSSDEDEPPVPGPGAAALSPFRSARLGSEAPASTEAEEHKGSDMCNPLSGAFSGVSNIFSFWGESRGRQYQELPRCTIPAHAALSIPLPSMSRRQRSEVETRLDLLQKQLNRLETRMAADISSIMQLLQRQAALVPPAYSTVSSPHQPPGPPCPLQPVLPITPIQPLSQVPSYPVPLELPHALDPRDEPPPPPDVVLLVEPTAAPPRRLSLPGQLAAAPDTQTLHRHCSDPGS, from the exons ATGCCGGTGCGGCGGGGGCACGTCGCCCCCCAGAACACCTTCCTGGACACCATCATCCGCAAGTTCGAGGGGCAGA gccGCAAGTTCATCATCGCCAATGCCCGGGTGGAGAACTGCGCGGTGATCTACTGCAACGACGGCTTCTGCCAGCTGTGCGGGTACTCGCGGGCGGAGGTGATGCAGAAGCCCAGCACCTGCGACTTCCTCCACGGGCCCCGCACccagcgcggcgccgccgcccagATCGCCCAGGCGCTGCTGGGCGCCGAGGAGCGCAAGGTGGAGATCTGCTTCTACCGCAAGGACG GCAGCTGCTTCCTGTGCCTGGTGGACGTGGTGCCGGTGAAGAACGAGGATGGGGCCGTCATCATGTTCATCCTGAACTTCGAGGTGGTGATGGAGAAGGAGCGCCCGGGCTCGCCCGACAAGGACACCAACCACTGGGTCACCCCCGCCAACTGGTTCCCCGCAG GGCGCAGCAAGTCCTTCAGGCTGAAGCTGCCGGCGCTGCTGGCACTGGCGGGCAGCAAGCAGTCGCTGCCGCAGGAGCCGCCCGACGCCGTCGTCGTGGACTTCTCCAAGCAGAGCAGCGAGTCCGGCCCCGAGGAGGCCACCTCCTCGCTGGAGCCCAGCTGCCCGGGGGGTGCCCAGCCCGAGGACCAGGCGGCGCTGATGGGGGATGAGCTCCCCGAGCCGCCCGTCACCCACTCCTCACCGCGCGCCGACCGCCTGGCCCTGCAGGCCGCCTTCTCCAACTGCAGCCTGGCACGGAGCCGCTCCCGCGAGAGCGTCCACAGCGTGCGCCGCGCCTCCTCCGTCGACGACATCGAGACCATGAAGGGCGAGGGCGACAAGCGCTGCCACAACCGCCACGCCAGCACCAGCGCCAGCATGCACCGTGGCTCCAGCACCG GGGCCATGAACAACGTCCGGAGCGCCCTGCTGAACTCCACCTCCGACTCGGACCTGATGCGCTACCGGGCCATCAGCAAGATCCCCCAGATCACCCTCAACTTCGTGGACTTCAAGGCGGACGCCTTCCTGGCCGCGCCGCCCGGAGAGAAGGAGATCATCGCCCCCACCAAGCTGAAGGACCGCACGCACAATGTCACCGAGAAGGTTACCCAG GTGCTGTCGCTGGGCGCCGACGTCCTCCCAGAGTACAAGCTGCAGGCGCCGCGCATCCACAAATGGACCATCCTGCACTACAGCCCCTTCAAGGCGGTGTGGGACTGGCTCATCCTGCTGCTGGTCATCTACACGGCCATCTTCACCCCCTACTCGGCCGCCTTCCTGCTCAACGACCAGGAGGAGGCCCAGCGCCACAACTGCGGCTACTCCTGCAGCCCCCTCAACGTGGTCGACCTCATCGTGGACATCATGTTCATCATCGACATCCTCATCAACTTCCGCACCACCTACGTCAACTCCAACGAGGAGGTGGTCAGCCACCCCGCCAAGATCGCCATCCACTACTTCAAGGGCTGGTTCCTCATCGACATGGTCGCCGCCATCCCCTTCGACCTGCTCATCTTCGGCTCCGGCTCTGAGGAG ACCACCACCCTGATAGGGCTGCTGAAGACGGCGCGGCTGCTGCGCCTGGTGCGGGTGGCCCGCAAGCTGGACCGCTACTCGGAGTACGGGGCGGCCGTGCTCTTCCTCCTGATGTGCACCTTCGCCCTCATCGCCCACTGGCTGGCCTGCATCTG CAGCCTGACCAGCGTCGGCTTCGGCAACGTCTCCCCCAACACCAACTCCGAGAAGATCTTctccatctgcgtcatgctcatcGGCT CCCTGATGTACGCCAGCATCTTCGGGAACGTGTCGGCCATCATCCAGCGGCTGTACTCGGGCACCGCGCGCTACCACACCCAGATGCTGCGCGTCCGCGAGTTCATCCGCTTCCACCAGATCCCCAACCCGCTGCGCCAGCGCCTGGAGGAGTACTTCCAGCACGCCTGGTCCTACACCAACGGCATCGACATGAATGCG GTGCTGAAGGGCTTCCCCGAGTGCCTGCAGGCAGACATCTGCCTGCACCTGAACCGCAGCCTGCTGCAGAACTGCAAGCCCTTCAAGGGGGCCACCAAGGGCTGCCTGCGCGCCCTGGCCATGAAGTTCAAGACCACGCACGCCCCCCCCGGGGACACGCTGGTGCACGCTGGGGACGTCCTCACCGCCCTCTACTTCATCTCCCGCGGCTCCATTGAGATCCTGCGTGGGGACGTGGTGGTGGCCATCCTGG ggaagAACGACATCTTCGGGGAGCCGTTGAACTTGTACGCGCGGCCGGGGAAGTCCAACGCGGACGTGCGGGCGCTGACCTACTGCGACTTGCACAAGATCCACCGCGAGGACCTGCTGGAGGTGCTGGACATGTACCCCGAGTTCTCCGACCACTTCTGGTCCAGCCTGGAGATCACCTTCAACCTGCGCGAT ACCAACATGATCCCCGGCTCCCCGGGGAGCGACGAACTGGACAGCGGCTTCAACCGCCTGCGAAAGCGCAAGCTCTCCTTCCGCCGGCGCACGGAGAAAG ACGCCACCAACACCGGGGAGCTGCGGAGCGGGCAGAAGGCGCTGCggctgggcaggagctgccaggcGCCCGGGGCCCCGCGCGGGCCGGCCGAGTGGGAGCCCTGCCACTCCAGCTCTCCCTCCAGCTCCCCCTCCAGTGACGAGGACGAGCCTCCCGtgcccgggccgggggccgccgcaCTCTCCCCCTTCCGCAGTGCCCGCCTGGGCAGCGAGGCGCCCGCGTCCACCGAGGCTGAGGAGCACAAGGGCAGCGACATGTGCAACCCCCTCtcag GAGCCTTCTCGGGGGTCTCCAACATCTTCAGCTTCTGGGGGGAGAGCCGGGGGCGGCAGTACCAGGAGCTTCCGCGCTGCACCATCCCGGCTCACGCCGCCCTCAGCATCCCGCTGCCGTCCATGAGCCGCCGCCAGCGCTCCGAGGTGGAGACGCGCCTCGACCTGCTCCAGAAGCAGCTCAACAG GCTGGAGACCCGCATGGCCGCGGACATCAGCTCCATCATGCAGCTGCTGCAGCGTCAGGCCGCGCTGGTGCCGCCCGCCTACAGCACGGTTTCgtccccccaccagccccccggccccccgtgTCCGCTGCAGCCCGTCCTCCCCATCACCCCCATCCAGCCGCTCTCTCAG GTTCCCAGCTACCCAGTGCCGCTGGAGCTGCCACACGCCCTGGACCCCCGCGAcgagccgcccccgccgccagacgtggtgctgctggtggagcCGACGGCCGCCCCACCGCGACGCCTCTCCCTGCCCGGACAGCTGGCCGCCGCGCCGGACACACAGACCCTGCATAGACACTGCTCCGATCCCGGGAGTTAA
- the AOC1 gene encoding diamine oxidase [copper-containing], which yields MWLLRLAWALAVLGVAASPSPGPSPSPSPGPTAPPPDKASIFADLSPAELRAVRTFLMSRPELGLSPSRGGPLAKNTLFLVELLPPKKRLALRYLDQGGPRPRRQARAVIFFGGQAEPNITEFTVGPLPRPSSYRPLRFKGGRAIPFAARPMTQLEYELLHRTLAEAMEPLYQLLRNSTGFWYHNCSQRCLTFTDIAPRGLAPGERRSWLVLQRFVEGFFLHPVGLEVLVDHRDPDPRRWAVQQLWYNGHYFSSPQELAKRYEQGTLAVARLAEPPSRQLFSSYEPRGRFATGTPTEVHGAKVCEPQGRRYRLRGNQLEYGGWSLAFRLRSSAGLQLFDLRFNGERLAYEVSVQEAIAFYGGHTPAAMQTKYMDAGWGMGSVTYELARGIDCPEAATYLDAHHLYDADGPVRFSSAICVFELPTGVPLRRHFDSDFQGGFHFYAGLEGQALVLRTTSTVYNYDYIWDFLLYPNGVMEAKVHATGFIHATFYTPQGQRYGSRVHSHLLGNLHTHLVHYKVDLDIAGTGNSFETVDVRFENISNPWSPGARVVQPWLHRQPRRSERQAAFPFGKALPRYLLFYNPHRHNRWGHPRSYRIQHSSHAGRVLPRGWQEEKGVSWGRYHLAVTRHHENEPTSSSIYAQNNPWEPLVSFEGFLHNNETIEDQDLVAWVTVGFLHIPHAEDIPNTATPGNAVGFFLRPFNFFDEDPSVASRSPVIVRPLDPPTFSRLEIQRWTPASPGPCVAPGPFAYNGTYRQE from the exons ATGTGGCTGCTCCGGCTCGCCTGGGCACTGGCCGTGCTGGGTGTTgcggccagccccagccccggccccagccccagccccagccctggccccaccGCGCCACCTCCGGACAAGGCCTCCATCTTTGCTGACCTGTCGCCGGCGGAGCTGCGGGCCGTGCGGACATTCCTGATGAGCCGCCCGGAACTGGGGCTGTCCCCGAGCCGCGGGGGACCCCTGGCCAAGAACACCCTCTTCCTGGTGGAGCTGCTGCCCCCCAAGAAGCGTCTGGCCCTGCGCTACCTGGACCAGGGCGGCCCCCGTCCCCGGCGCCAGGCTCGGGCCGTCATCTTCTTTGGGGGGCAGGCGGAGCCCAACATCACTGAATTCACCGTGGGGCCCCTGCCCCGGCCCAGCTCCTACCGGCCGCTGCGCTTCAAGGGGGGCCGCGCCATCCCCTTCGCTGCCCGGCCCATGACCCAGCTGGAGTACGAGCTGCTGCACCGCACGCTGGCGGAGGCGATGGAGCCGCTCTACCAGCTGCTGCGCAACTCCACCGGCTTCTGGTACCACAACTGCTCCCAGCGCTGCCTGACCTTCACGGACATCGCGCCGCGGGGGCTGGCGCCGGGTGAGCGCCGCagctggctggtgctgcagcGCTTCGTGGAGGGCTTCTTCCTGCACCCGGTGgggctggaggtgctggtggacCACCGGGACCCCGACCCGCGGCGCTGGGCGGTGCAGCAGCTCTGGTACAACGGGCACTACTTCTCCAGCCCGCAGGAGCTGGCCAAGCGCTACGAGCAGGGGACGCTGGCGGTGGCCCGCCTGGCCGAGCCCCCGTCCCGGCAGCTCTTCTCCAGCTACGAGCCCCGCGGGCGCTTCGCCACCGGCACCCCCACCGAGGTGCACGGGGCTAAAGTGTGTGAGCCCCAGGGCCGGCGGTACCGGCTGCGGGGCAACCAACTGGAGTATGGGGGCTGGAGCCTGGCCTTCCGCCTGCGCTCCTCCGCCGGCCTCCAGCTCTTCGACCTGCGCTTCAACGGGGAGCGCCTGGCCTACGAGGTGAGCGTGCAGGAGGCCATCGCCTTCTACGGGGGCCACACGCCGGCCGCCATGCAGACCAAGTACATGGACGCCGGCTGGGGCATGGGCTCCGTCACCTACGAGCTGGCCCGTGGCATCGACTGCCCCGAGGCGGCCACCTACCTGGACGCCCACCACCTCTACGATGCCGACGGGCCGGTGCGCTTCTCCAGCGCCATCTGTGTCTTCGAGCTGCCCACCGGCGTCCCGCTCCGCCGCCACTTCGACAGCGACTTCCAAGGGGGTTTCCACTTCTACGCCGGCCTGGAGGGGCAGGCGCTGGTCCTGCGCACCACCTCCACCGTCTACAACTACGACTACATCTGGGACTTCCTCCTCTACCCCAACGGTGTGATGGAGGCCAAGGTCCACGCCACCGGCTTCATCCACGCCACCTTCTACACGCCGCAGGGCCAGCGCTACGGCAGCCGCGTCCACAGCCACCTCCTGGGCAACCTCCACACCCACCTGGTGCACTACAAGGTGGACCTGGACATCGCAG GCACCGGCAACAGCTTCGAGACGGTGGACGTGCGCTTCGAGAACATCTCCAACCCCTGGAGCCCGGGCGCCCGCGTggtgcagccctggctgcaccgGCAGCCCCGCCGCAGTGAGCGCCAGGCTGCCTTCCCCTTCGGCAAGGCGCTGCCCCGCTACCTGCTCTTCTACAACCCGCACCGGCACAACCGCTGGGGCCACCCGCGCAGCTACCGCATCCAGCACAGCTCCCACGCCGGGCGGGTGCTGCCGCGCggctggcaggaggagaagggcGTCTCCTGGGGCAG GTATCACCTGGCCGTGACACGGCACCACGAGAACGagcccaccagcagcagcatctacGCCCAGAACAACCCCTGGGAGCCCCTGGTCAGCTTTGAGGGCTTCCTCCACAACAACGAGACCATCGAGGACCAG GACCTGGTGGCCTGGGTGACCGTCGGCTTCCTGCACATCCCGCACGCCGAGGACATCCCCAACACGGCCACCCCCGGCAACGCCGTCGGCTTCTTCCTGCGCCCCTTCAACTTCTTCGACGAGGACCCCTCGGTGGCCTCGCGCAGCCCCGTCATTGTCCGGCCGCTGGACCCCCCCACCTTCTCCCGGCTGGAGATCCAGCGCTGGACACCCGCCAGCCCTGGCCCCTGCGTTGCCCCGGGGCCTTTCGCCTATAACGGCACCTACCGGCAGGAGTGA